The Halogeometricum rufum genome has a segment encoding these proteins:
- the tgtA gene encoding tRNA guanosine(15) transglycosylase TgtA — MRDHFEIRDGDAAGRIGELDVPRAGVTVETPALLPVVNPNIVTVSPARLESDFGAQILITNSYIIHKNDDLREEALDVGLHEMLGFDGAIMTDSGSFQLAEYGEIAVTTEEILQFQYDVGTDIGTPVDIPTPPDVSREQAERELAVTEEALRDAEAVETGEMLVNAPVQGSTYPDLREEAGRAAYETDLDVFPVGAVVPLMNAYRYDDMVDVVAGAKRGLGRDAPVHLFGAGHPMMFALAVAAGCDLFDSAAYALYARDGRYLTVRGTEHLEDLDYLPCSCPICASHTPDELRAADDTEQERLLAEHNLHVSFEELRRVKQAIRAGNLLELVEERARSHPAMLDGYRALLDHADQLEREDPVSKGSFFSLSAESARRPEVRRHHDRLARLAAEGTVLLTQGGTPKGDRFDATWRVVPPFGPFPRALSETYPLTAEVPDRTDRAAQEAAAEGVARLVAANPDTEFVLAHDDWPETALERVPDAVSVESLHGVSPDDGDETA, encoded by the coding sequence ATGCGCGACCACTTCGAGATACGCGACGGGGACGCCGCCGGCCGAATCGGCGAACTCGACGTCCCCCGCGCGGGCGTGACGGTCGAGACGCCGGCGTTGTTGCCGGTGGTCAACCCCAACATCGTCACGGTGTCGCCCGCGCGCCTCGAATCGGACTTCGGGGCGCAGATTCTCATCACGAACTCCTACATCATCCACAAGAACGACGACTTACGCGAGGAGGCCCTCGACGTCGGACTCCACGAGATGCTCGGCTTCGACGGCGCCATCATGACGGACTCGGGGTCGTTCCAACTCGCCGAGTACGGCGAGATAGCGGTGACGACCGAGGAGATTCTGCAGTTCCAGTACGACGTCGGGACCGACATCGGCACGCCCGTCGACATCCCGACGCCGCCGGACGTCTCGCGCGAACAGGCCGAACGCGAACTCGCCGTCACCGAGGAGGCCCTGCGCGACGCCGAGGCCGTCGAGACGGGCGAGATGCTGGTCAACGCGCCGGTACAGGGGTCGACGTACCCGGACCTGCGCGAGGAGGCGGGGCGGGCGGCCTACGAGACGGACCTCGACGTGTTCCCCGTCGGCGCCGTCGTCCCCCTGATGAACGCCTACCGCTACGACGACATGGTCGACGTGGTGGCGGGGGCGAAGCGCGGACTCGGCCGCGACGCGCCGGTCCACCTGTTCGGCGCGGGCCACCCCATGATGTTCGCCCTCGCCGTCGCCGCGGGCTGTGACCTGTTCGACTCCGCCGCGTACGCCCTGTACGCCCGCGACGGCCGCTACCTCACCGTCCGCGGCACCGAACACCTGGAGGACCTCGACTACCTGCCGTGTTCCTGCCCCATCTGCGCGTCGCACACGCCGGACGAACTCCGCGCGGCCGACGACACCGAGCAGGAACGCCTCCTGGCCGAACACAACCTCCACGTCTCCTTCGAGGAACTGCGCCGCGTGAAGCAGGCGATTCGGGCGGGCAACCTGCTCGAACTCGTGGAGGAACGCGCCCGCTCGCACCCCGCGATGCTCGACGGCTACCGCGCCCTGTTGGACCACGCCGACCAACTCGAACGCGAGGACCCCGTCTCGAAGGGGTCGTTCTTCTCGCTCTCGGCGGAGAGCGCGCGTCGGCCGGAGGTGCGCCGCCACCACGACCGACTCGCCCGACTGGCGGCCGAGGGAACCGTCCTCCTCACGCAGGGTGGAACGCCGAAAGGCGACCGGTTCGACGCGACGTGGCGGGTAGTCCCGCCGTTCGGCCCGTTCCCCCGCGCCCTCTCGGAGACGTACCCGCTCACCGCCGAGGTGCCAGACCGGACCGACCGCGCCGCCCAAGAGGCGGCCGCCGAGGGCGTCGCCCGACTGGTCGCGGCGAACCCCGACACCGAGTTCGTCCTCGCGCACGACGACTGGCCCGAGACGGCCCTCGAACGGGTTCCGGACGCGGTGTCCGTCGAGTCGCTCCACGGCGTCTCGCCGGACGACGGCGACGAGACGGCCTGA
- a CDS encoding CPBP family intramembrane glutamic endopeptidase: MSPDADASPAGGAARAIAVAVLLAIAGPVLGIVLVNLAVVPLAFAGVEITPILNISLSLVFLTWGGIGGVALLYLRYRGKDLSYFGVRVPSFRDWVAAVVGYVAALALGLSAAVAVSQLGVEAGTNQAAQLGMENPEVLLLLLPASFLFIGVGEELLFRGVVQTRLRETFSPAVGILLASVIFAAIHYAAVSGSPMARFTSISLLIFPSVVFGIVYEYTDNLVVPVLIHGAYDATLFSMLYLAVKFAEMPQETVLFV, encoded by the coding sequence GTGTCGCCGGACGCCGACGCCTCTCCGGCCGGGGGTGCCGCCCGCGCAATCGCCGTGGCCGTCCTCCTCGCCATCGCCGGCCCCGTCCTCGGCATCGTCCTCGTCAACCTCGCGGTGGTACCGCTGGCGTTCGCCGGCGTCGAGATAACGCCCATACTCAACATCTCGCTGTCGCTCGTGTTCCTGACGTGGGGCGGCATCGGCGGGGTGGCGCTCCTGTACCTGCGCTACCGCGGGAAGGACCTCTCGTACTTCGGCGTCCGCGTCCCGTCGTTCCGCGACTGGGTCGCCGCCGTCGTCGGTTACGTGGCCGCCCTCGCCCTCGGTCTCTCGGCGGCCGTGGCGGTGAGCCAACTCGGCGTCGAAGCGGGGACGAACCAGGCGGCCCAGTTGGGGATGGAGAACCCCGAAGTGCTGTTGCTCCTCCTGCCCGCGTCGTTCCTGTTCATCGGCGTCGGCGAGGAACTGCTGTTCCGCGGCGTCGTCCAGACGCGCCTCCGCGAGACGTTCTCGCCCGCCGTCGGTATCCTCCTCGCGAGCGTCATCTTCGCGGCCATCCACTACGCCGCCGTCTCCGGGTCGCCGATGGCCCGTTTCACCAGCATCAGCCTCCTCATCTTCCCGAGCGTCGTCTTCGGCATCGTCTACGAGTACACGGACAACCTCGTCGTCCCCGTCCTCATCCACGGCGCGTACGACGCGACGCTGTTCTCGATGCTCTATCTGGCGGTGAAGTTCGCCGAGATGCCGCAGGAGACGGTCCTGTTCGTCTGA
- a CDS encoding NUDIX hydrolase, which yields MDDADTSTDDSDASTDELAWRTTDSAIDYACPGFDVRMDDVTLPDGTETDFHYVDEPEAVVVLPFTPDGDVVLVEEWRQAVGRVNRGLPAGSLEPDDDDIAAAARRELAEETGFEAGSLERVGSVEPANGLLNSVHHHFVARDCEPTAEQELDFNESIRVAVEPYEDVLAAAVDGHLRDGRAVLGILRYELAGRWR from the coding sequence ATGGACGACGCGGACACGTCGACGGACGATTCGGACGCGTCGACGGACGAACTCGCGTGGCGGACGACGGACTCCGCGATAGACTACGCCTGCCCGGGGTTCGACGTCCGGATGGACGACGTGACGCTCCCGGACGGGACGGAGACGGACTTCCACTACGTCGACGAACCCGAGGCCGTCGTCGTCCTCCCGTTCACGCCCGACGGCGACGTGGTGCTGGTCGAGGAGTGGCGACAGGCGGTCGGCCGGGTGAACCGCGGCCTCCCCGCGGGGTCGCTGGAACCCGACGACGACGATATCGCGGCGGCCGCCCGGCGCGAACTCGCCGAGGAGACGGGGTTCGAGGCGGGGTCGCTCGAACGCGTCGGCAGCGTCGAACCCGCCAACGGCCTCCTGAACAGCGTCCACCACCACTTCGTCGCGCGCGACTGCGAACCCACCGCCGAACAGGAACTCGACTTCAACGAGAGCATCCGCGTCGCCGTCGAACCGTACGAGGACGTCCTCGCCGCCGCGGTCGACGGTCACCTGCGCGACGGCCGCGCCGTGCTGGGAATCCTCCGGTACGAACTCGCCGGCCGGTGGCGCTGA
- a CDS encoding VOC family protein — MDVTEIDHVNLHVPADGVETAVEFYRDRLGLAIENEEKYASGDKPFVSVRLAPGAVMHVQPDEDFEAPDDATFDHVALRVDADIESLKAELADAGVAVDRELEPLGATGVAPAVYVTDPFGYTLELKAERS, encoded by the coding sequence ATGGACGTCACCGAGATAGACCACGTGAACCTCCACGTTCCCGCGGACGGCGTGGAGACGGCCGTCGAGTTCTACCGGGACCGGTTGGGGCTGGCGATAGAGAACGAGGAGAAGTACGCGTCGGGCGACAAACCGTTCGTCTCCGTCCGCCTCGCGCCGGGTGCGGTGATGCACGTGCAACCGGACGAGGACTTCGAGGCGCCCGACGACGCCACCTTCGACCACGTCGCCCTCCGCGTCGACGCCGACATCGAGTCGCTGAAGGCGGAGCTAGCGGACGCTGGCGTCGCCGTGGACCGCGAACTCGAACCGCTCGGCGCGACGGGCGTCGCCCCCGCCGTCTACGTCACGGACCCGTTCGGCTACACGCTCGAACTGAAGGCGGAGCGGTCGTGA
- a CDS encoding metal-dependent hydrolase, with translation MFVGHEFLAFALAGSAARLAGRDARSALLAGGVAALCALLPDLDVAYGLGVYLLAVSDGVALSWDAFWGVANGVHRVVTHPLPVGVAATLCFASAVAVTRRVAGPPARGAPASAAGGLESIRRGRAEGASADAVTTLVVVALATVALVVAGTVVSTMANAGDGSAVVVAVTYLGAVGVAGAVVARRLRAGSALLAFAAGVGFLTHPFGDVLMAAPPPLLAPFAASPLTDRVVFSPDDTVNLLAVLFAEVATVWAGLLTYLHVTDRRLRDAFAGRAVVGVGYASAAFVLPRPTMVDAHYLGFTVVPLAVVVGATAFEGGVGPRTDRAIRGLATGLATLTVAGLAYLVTYLVA, from the coding sequence ATGTTCGTCGGGCACGAGTTCCTCGCGTTCGCCCTCGCGGGGTCCGCGGCCCGACTCGCCGGGCGCGACGCGCGGTCCGCGCTCCTCGCGGGCGGCGTGGCCGCACTCTGCGCGTTGCTCCCGGACCTCGACGTCGCCTACGGCCTCGGCGTCTACCTCCTCGCCGTGAGCGACGGCGTCGCGCTCTCGTGGGACGCCTTCTGGGGCGTCGCCAACGGCGTCCACCGGGTCGTCACTCACCCGCTCCCCGTCGGCGTCGCGGCGACGCTCTGTTTCGCGTCGGCCGTCGCGGTGACTCGTCGGGTCGCCGGACCGCCCGCCCGCGGTGCGCCCGCCTCTGCGGCCGGCGGTCTCGAATCGATTCGACGGGGGCGCGCGGAAGGCGCGTCGGCCGACGCCGTCACCACCCTCGTCGTGGTGGCTCTCGCCACCGTCGCTCTGGTCGTCGCCGGTACCGTCGTCTCGACGATGGCCAACGCGGGAGACGGGTCCGCCGTCGTCGTCGCCGTCACCTACCTCGGCGCCGTCGGCGTCGCCGGCGCAGTCGTCGCTCGTCGCTTGCGCGCGGGGAGCGCCCTCCTCGCGTTCGCCGCCGGCGTCGGCTTCCTGACGCACCCGTTCGGGGACGTGCTCATGGCCGCGCCGCCGCCGCTTCTCGCGCCGTTCGCCGCCTCACCGCTGACCGACCGCGTGGTGTTCTCCCCCGACGACACGGTGAACCTCCTCGCCGTCCTGTTCGCGGAGGTGGCCACCGTCTGGGCCGGCCTGCTGACCTACCTCCACGTCACCGACCGCCGCCTCCGCGACGCCTTCGCCGGCCGGGCCGTCGTCGGCGTCGGCTACGCGTCCGCCGCGTTCGTCCTGCCCCGGCCGACGATGGTGGACGCTCACTACCTCGGATTCACCGTCGTTCCACTGGCCGTCGTCGTCGGCGCGACGGCGTTCGAGGGCGGCGTCGGGCCGCGGACGGACCGCGCGATTCGCGGCCTCGCCACCGGACTGGCGACGCTGACCGTCGCGGGCCTCGCCTACCTCGTCACCTACCTCGTCGCGTAG
- a CDS encoding ferritin-like domain-containing protein produces the protein MTDHDQSTDETPFDSAVRAVQDAVTSRRQFLAGSTAAGLGALAFGTSSVAADEHADGASDETTDVDVLNYALTLEHLEDAFYAHNLKSLGGYYSKETIVTADMFDHLPWGAREPIYGNLTDIGEHEAAHVETLEAVIEDLGGTPVEKAEYEFGTMQANNPTAFFETAMALENTGVAAYAGAAPSISNDDLLSAALSVHSVEARHAAYLNRLNGADPFPNAFDEAKSMDEVLEVASQFIAD, from the coding sequence ATGACAGATCACGACCAGTCGACAGACGAGACGCCCTTCGATTCGGCAGTACGGGCAGTACAGGACGCAGTCACCTCGCGACGCCAGTTCCTCGCGGGTTCGACCGCCGCGGGACTCGGTGCGCTCGCGTTCGGGACGTCGAGCGTCGCGGCCGACGAGCACGCGGACGGCGCGAGCGACGAGACGACTGACGTGGACGTGCTGAACTACGCGCTCACGCTCGAACACCTCGAAGACGCGTTCTACGCGCACAACCTGAAGTCGCTCGGCGGCTACTACAGCAAAGAGACCATCGTCACGGCCGACATGTTCGACCACCTCCCGTGGGGCGCTCGCGAGCCCATCTACGGGAACCTCACCGACATCGGCGAACACGAGGCCGCGCACGTGGAGACGCTGGAGGCGGTCATCGAGGACCTCGGCGGGACGCCCGTCGAGAAGGCCGAGTACGAGTTCGGCACGATGCAGGCGAACAACCCGACGGCGTTCTTCGAGACGGCCATGGCGCTCGAGAACACCGGCGTCGCTGCATACGCGGGCGCTGCGCCGAGCATCAGCAACGACGACCTGCTCTCGGCGGCGCTCAGCGTCCACAGCGTCGAAGCCCGGCACGCGGCGTACCTCAACCGCCTGAACGGTGCTGACCCGTTCCCGAACGCCTTCGACGAGGCGAAGTCGATGGACGAGGTGCTGGAGGTGGCCAGCCAGTTCATCGCGGACTGA
- the trmY gene encoding tRNA (pseudouridine(54)-N(1))-methyltransferase TrmY: MRQFVITGHDVPTTPDFSLDDLAGGAGRLDVLCRCVNSAFFLSHAIRESVRVHLVLGDEYTVRFEGSELRRLNPDERSTAALIRGALEVREEAIGHMPAEASPGVSIRRMDFEATLDAVADGTVVELHEDGDPVVDVEPPVDPVFVLSDHHDFTDDEADALAAAADERVRLGPEVLHADHSITVAHNYLDTDGFTTY; this comes from the coding sequence ATGCGACAGTTCGTCATCACCGGTCACGACGTTCCGACGACGCCCGACTTCTCGCTCGACGACTTGGCCGGGGGGGCCGGTCGGTTGGACGTGCTCTGCCGGTGCGTCAACTCCGCGTTCTTTCTCTCGCACGCGATTCGGGAGTCCGTCCGCGTCCACCTCGTCCTCGGCGACGAGTACACCGTCCGGTTCGAGGGGTCGGAGTTGCGGCGGCTCAACCCGGACGAACGCAGTACGGCCGCGTTGATTCGCGGCGCGTTGGAGGTACGCGAGGAGGCCATCGGGCACATGCCCGCGGAGGCGAGTCCCGGCGTCAGCATCCGTCGGATGGACTTCGAGGCGACGCTGGACGCCGTCGCCGACGGAACCGTGGTCGAACTCCACGAGGACGGCGACCCGGTTGTGGACGTCGAACCGCCCGTCGACCCGGTGTTCGTCCTCTCGGACCACCACGACTTCACCGACGACGAGGCGGACGCCCTCGCTGCCGCCGCGGACGAACGGGTCCGCCTCGGTCCGGAGGTGCTGCACGCCGACCACTCCATCACCGTCGCCCACAACTACCTCGATACCGACGGTTTCACGACGTACTGA
- a CDS encoding ABC transporter substrate-binding protein, producing the protein MSDKPKTFHSRLNRRRVLQGLGGAGIAGLAGCAGGSGNETDGGSTATEGGSGSTGTETTSGGDSGTAGGKLKMALVKSPIEFDPIVLNDVPSSQVVDRIVEGLYTYNESTGIVPVLADGEPTVENDGTRYTVSIQDGATFSNGDPVTASDVKYSFEAPVKEETENASELNMVDSITAVDEKTVQFDLKYPFAPFMNTLTWYVVPESVREEDKDAFNTGGNLVGSGPFVFDEWQEGNFARITANEDYWGEPKPKLGEVEFVPVEEATTRVTTLKNGENDIIEEIPPKQYPTVRSISDASVDEVPGIGYFYAAFNCNEGPTTDKKVREAIDYAFSMDQAVSSYVEPTGIRQYSPLPKSIAEEWGFPLDEWKQIPHDKDIDQTKALFDEAGVPDDYSFKIIVPPDDKREQIGITISNGIKEAGWDASVQRLDWGAFLDKYVSGKEDDYNIYTLGWSGTPDPDAFTYYMFGRDENTLGVTNGTFYGNNSENGKTVSQKFIEARETPEREERKQLYTEGITMALEDRAHLPAYNLKNSFGVKDYVNDFSSHPVLSFTLSTSHNNVSVNK; encoded by the coding sequence ATGTCAGATAAACCCAAGACGTTTCACAGTCGACTGAACCGTCGCCGTGTCCTTCAGGGCCTCGGTGGCGCAGGTATCGCAGGTCTCGCCGGCTGCGCTGGCGGCTCCGGTAACGAGACGGACGGCGGGAGTACGGCCACCGAAGGTGGCTCCGGGTCCACCGGGACAGAAACCACGAGCGGTGGCGACAGCGGCACCGCCGGCGGGAAGCTCAAGATGGCGCTCGTCAAGAGCCCCATCGAGTTCGACCCCATCGTCCTGAACGACGTTCCGTCGTCGCAGGTCGTCGACCGCATCGTCGAAGGACTCTACACCTACAACGAGTCGACGGGTATCGTGCCCGTCCTCGCCGACGGCGAGCCGACCGTCGAGAACGACGGTACGCGCTACACGGTCAGCATCCAGGACGGCGCGACGTTCTCCAACGGCGACCCCGTCACCGCGTCAGACGTGAAGTACTCCTTCGAGGCACCGGTCAAAGAGGAGACCGAGAACGCCTCCGAACTGAACATGGTCGACTCCATCACCGCGGTGGACGAGAAGACCGTTCAGTTCGACCTCAAGTACCCGTTCGCGCCCTTCATGAACACGCTGACGTGGTACGTCGTGCCCGAGTCCGTCCGCGAGGAGGACAAGGACGCGTTCAACACGGGCGGTAACCTCGTCGGTTCCGGTCCGTTCGTGTTCGACGAGTGGCAGGAAGGTAACTTCGCGCGCATCACGGCCAACGAGGACTACTGGGGCGAGCCCAAGCCGAAGCTCGGCGAAGTCGAGTTCGTGCCCGTCGAAGAGGCGACGACGCGCGTGACGACGCTCAAGAACGGCGAGAACGACATCATCGAGGAGATTCCGCCGAAGCAGTACCCGACGGTCCGCAGCATCTCCGACGCCAGCGTCGACGAGGTGCCCGGCATCGGGTACTTCTACGCGGCGTTCAACTGCAACGAGGGCCCGACGACGGACAAGAAGGTCCGCGAGGCCATCGACTACGCGTTCAGCATGGACCAGGCGGTCAGCTCCTACGTGGAGCCGACGGGCATCCGACAGTACAGCCCGCTGCCGAAGTCCATCGCCGAGGAGTGGGGCTTCCCGCTCGACGAGTGGAAGCAGATTCCGCACGACAAGGACATCGACCAGACGAAGGCGCTGTTCGACGAGGCCGGCGTGCCGGACGACTACTCGTTCAAGATCATCGTCCCGCCGGACGACAAGCGTGAACAGATCGGCATCACGATCTCTAACGGGATCAAGGAGGCCGGTTGGGACGCGTCCGTCCAGCGTCTCGACTGGGGTGCGTTCCTCGACAAGTACGTCTCCGGGAAGGAGGACGACTACAACATCTACACGCTCGGCTGGTCCGGAACCCCCGACCCCGACGCGTTCACGTACTACATGTTCGGTCGCGACGAGAACACCCTCGGCGTGACGAACGGGACGTTCTACGGCAACAACAGCGAGAACGGCAAGACGGTGAGCCAGAAGTTCATCGAGGCCCGCGAGACGCCCGAGCGTGAGGAGCGCAAACAGCTCTACACCGAGGGCATCACGATGGCGCTCGAGGACCGCGCGCACCTGCCCGCCTACAACCTGAAGAACAGTTTCGGCGTGAAGGACTACGTCAACGACTTCAGCTCACACCCCGTGCTCAGCTTCACGCTGTCCACGTCGCACAACAACGTCTCTGTCAACAAGTAA
- a CDS encoding ABC transporter permease, whose protein sequence is MGRLRYTISRLLQAIPVIVGVITITFFLTDAIPGDPVQIMLGPSPSAQQAAAIRAKFGLDRPLHVRYFSYLFDVIQLDLGTSIYYQVPVTQKIAERLPVTLYLLLSAFTFALVTAVPLGIISAKRRNEPTDHVSRVVALFGVSTPSFWIGLMLIIVFSFWLDWFPATNIILPWVAPASVDGASNQLDVIFKSIHHLILPTITLGTLQMAAFTRIERSSMLEVLGEEYVKLARAYGVSETTIVRKHAFRNAQLPLITIVGLQLTSALGGAVLTETVFSINGMGRLIITAIQNQDFQLVMGTTLVFGLVFVIGVILTDLSYAYVDPRVSFEGEE, encoded by the coding sequence ATGGGACGCCTTCGCTACACAATCAGCCGACTCCTCCAGGCGATTCCGGTGATCGTCGGCGTGATTACCATCACGTTCTTCCTCACCGACGCCATCCCGGGGGACCCGGTACAGATCATGCTCGGCCCGTCGCCGAGTGCGCAACAAGCCGCAGCAATCCGTGCGAAGTTCGGACTCGACCGACCGCTCCACGTTCGGTACTTCAGCTACCTATTCGACGTCATCCAACTGGACCTCGGCACGAGCATCTACTACCAGGTTCCCGTCACCCAGAAGATCGCAGAGCGCCTGCCGGTGACGCTCTACCTGCTGCTGTCGGCCTTCACGTTCGCGCTGGTGACCGCCGTTCCGCTCGGCATCATCTCCGCGAAGCGACGCAACGAGCCGACGGACCACGTCTCCCGCGTCGTGGCCCTCTTCGGCGTCAGCACGCCCTCCTTCTGGATCGGGCTGATGCTCATCATCGTCTTCTCGTTCTGGCTGGACTGGTTCCCGGCGACGAACATCATCCTCCCGTGGGTCGCGCCCGCGAGCGTCGACGGAGCCAGCAACCAGCTGGACGTGATATTCAAATCCATCCACCACCTCATCTTGCCGACCATCACGCTCGGAACGCTGCAGATGGCGGCGTTCACTCGCATCGAGCGCTCCTCGATGCTCGAAGTGCTCGGCGAAGAGTACGTCAAACTGGCCCGCGCCTACGGCGTCAGCGAGACGACGATCGTGCGCAAGCACGCTTTCCGGAACGCGCAGCTTCCCCTCATCACGATCGTCGGCCTCCAGCTGACCAGCGCGCTGGGCGGCGCAGTACTGACCGAGACGGTCTTCTCCATCAACGGGATGGGTCGCCTCATCATCACGGCCATCCAGAATCAGGACTTCCAGCTCGTGATGGGGACGACGCTGGTGTTCGGACTGGTGTTCGTCATCGGCGTCATCCTGACGGACCTCTCGTACGCCTACGTGGATCCACGAGTCTCGTTCGAGGGTGAAGAATAA
- a CDS encoding ABC transporter permease — MSNATSRTDADESGPEQPEARVGLRYTLSQVKRDPTALAGLGVIAVMTTVALIAFVDGIVFDILGDFETFANMGIHQYVLAETVWVNPVNDPANAQILRPPVYLTNQLYPNDPGTWAHPLGTDHRGRDVFARLFYGTRIAITVGIVSTGIAMILGMLVGAIAGYYGGWIDDALMRGSETLYAIPFLVLVIAFMTAFGRNLTYAMIGVGIATIPTFARLIRSRVLSVREEDYIEAARAAGVRDRDIILRHVIPNSFAPVLVQATLQVGVNILIIAGLSFLGYGAQPPTPSWGQMLSNSRQYMLPNPWFSIWPGIAILITVVGFNLIGDGLRDALDPRINN; from the coding sequence ATGTCGAACGCAACGAGCAGAACTGACGCAGACGAGAGCGGTCCCGAACAGCCAGAAGCCCGTGTCGGCTTGCGCTACACCCTCTCGCAGGTGAAGCGCGACCCGACGGCGCTCGCCGGTCTGGGCGTCATCGCCGTCATGACGACCGTCGCGCTCATCGCGTTCGTCGACGGCATCGTCTTCGACATCCTCGGCGACTTCGAGACGTTCGCGAACATGGGCATCCACCAGTACGTGCTGGCGGAGACGGTCTGGGTGAACCCGGTGAACGACCCGGCCAACGCGCAGATTCTGCGCCCGCCGGTCTACCTGACGAACCAGCTCTACCCGAACGACCCCGGAACGTGGGCGCACCCGCTGGGGACCGACCACCGCGGCCGCGACGTCTTCGCGCGCCTGTTCTACGGGACGCGCATCGCCATCACCGTCGGCATCGTCTCGACGGGCATCGCGATGATCCTCGGGATGCTCGTCGGCGCCATCGCCGGCTACTACGGCGGCTGGATCGACGACGCGCTGATGCGCGGGTCGGAGACGCTGTACGCCATCCCGTTCCTCGTGCTGGTCATCGCGTTCATGACCGCGTTCGGTCGCAACCTGACCTACGCGATGATCGGTGTCGGTATCGCCACCATCCCGACGTTCGCCCGCCTCATCCGCTCCCGCGTGCTGTCGGTGCGCGAGGAGGACTACATCGAGGCGGCGCGGGCGGCGGGGGTCCGCGACCGCGACATCATCCTCCGGCACGTCATCCCGAACAGTTTCGCGCCCGTGCTGGTGCAGGCGACGCTGCAGGTCGGCGTGAACATCCTCATCATCGCCGGCCTGTCGTTCCTCGGCTACGGTGCGCAACCGCCGACGCCGTCGTGGGGACAGATGCTCTCGAACTCCCGGCAGTACATGCTGCCCAACCCGTGGTTCAGTATCTGGCCCGGCATCGCCATCCTGATCACCGTCGTCGGTTTCAACCTCATCGGTGACGGCCTCCGAGACGCACTCGACCCACGGATAAACAACTGA
- a CDS encoding ABC transporter ATP-binding protein, with translation MSEPLLKVENLKTQFFTEEGTVRAVDGISFEVNEGELVGLVGESGAGKSVATSSIMRLVEEPGEIVGGTVTYKGKKLIDFEEGPDGELRQSSEMLSNEQMRKQIRGKEIAIIFQDPMEALNPVFKIGGQLREFIELNRDVTSKQAKEIAVDMLREVGIPEPEKRYESYPHQFSGGMRQRVIIAMALACEPDLIIADEPTTALDVTVEGQILDLVEDLQQKYNTSFVWVTHDLGVVAEICDRVNVMYLGEIIEQADVDDLFHKTRHPYTEALLDSIPRPDQSVEELNPIKGVMPEAINPPSGCRFHTRCPEARTICKEVRPAYQDVSDPGDSSHMVSCVKYENVGYDDAEPLETEATGAFSGGLVEARGDGE, from the coding sequence ATGAGCGAACCACTACTCAAAGTCGAGAACCTGAAGACGCAGTTCTTCACCGAGGAGGGGACCGTCCGCGCGGTGGACGGCATCTCCTTCGAGGTGAACGAAGGGGAACTCGTCGGCCTCGTGGGCGAGTCCGGCGCCGGAAAGTCCGTCGCGACGAGTTCGATAATGCGACTCGTCGAGGAACCCGGCGAAATCGTCGGCGGGACGGTGACGTACAAGGGCAAGAAGCTCATCGACTTCGAGGAGGGGCCGGACGGCGAACTCCGGCAGTCCTCGGAGATGCTCTCCAACGAGCAGATGCGCAAGCAGATTCGGGGCAAGGAGATAGCGATCATCTTCCAGGACCCGATGGAGGCGCTGAACCCGGTGTTCAAGATCGGGGGACAGCTCCGCGAGTTCATCGAGCTGAACCGCGACGTGACGAGCAAGCAGGCGAAGGAGATAGCAGTCGACATGCTCCGGGAGGTCGGAATTCCCGAGCCCGAGAAGCGGTACGAGAGCTACCCGCACCAGTTCTCCGGCGGGATGCGCCAGCGCGTCATCATCGCGATGGCGCTCGCCTGCGAACCGGACCTCATCATCGCCGACGAACCGACGACGGCGCTGGACGTGACCGTCGAGGGTCAGATTCTGGACCTCGTCGAGGACCTCCAGCAGAAGTACAACACGTCGTTCGTCTGGGTCACGCACGACCTGGGCGTGGTCGCGGAGATCTGCGACCGCGTGAACGTGATGTACCTCGGCGAGATCATCGAACAGGCGGACGTGGACGACCTGTTCCACAAGACGCGTCACCCGTACACGGAGGCGCTCTTGGACTCCATCCCGCGACCCGACCAGAGCGTCGAGGAACTCAACCCGATAAAGGGCGTCATGCCCGAGGCGATCAATCCGCCGTCGGGCTGTCGGTTCCACACGCGCTGTCCCGAGGCCCGGACCATCTGCAAGGAGGTCCGACCGGCGTATCAGGACGTGAGCGACCCCGGCGACTCCTCGCACATGGTCTCGTGCGTGAAGTACGAGAACGTCGGCTACGACGACGCCGAACCGCTCGAGACCGAGGCCACCGGCGCGTTCAGCGGTGGACTCGTCGAAGCACGAGGTGACGGAGAATGA